The Bombus vancouverensis nearcticus chromosome 2, iyBomVanc1_principal, whole genome shotgun sequence genome window below encodes:
- the LOC117163340 gene encoding uncharacterized protein LOC117163340 isoform X2, translating to MIDTACSLEDACRQAQDMINQVSKCWKNVQGQNSISSACDKLSIQKKEQNHSKHSIQSKLTRLYFEELTKVPHATPDSVLNNLENECDLLGRLVQREGLYTLIVNLYAGNKGYSLAVRNSDKGNQYDKNSILAETQLMGYEQGELLSCIDNGQLPAMLAEQLETNHSHLFYDGCIIAEVRDYRKAFPHTKAEVHHVLLKPTTQSVLSDVSTLTSDGDWSHEERLMLESHLVAATQGPLCLDPNPIPSIATTRLRQSKSLLTDHQLMRQAKKFSQVTVNRKRKLEQLAQPEGLTIQDLMQKLRAKRGVATTTACPPPSLTNPPLLPPNTPIDVLRFAKAYERPRETKDCLPHVIEEYILETGGSQGEIDHIKLSILQRPSNSEYLGELYMDKNHREGEKNGSACRFTLGTRVLANHYIQQFTEIFTEEGRKNVRIKHVVPGQVPRVTCTPGMQRAHQQAQQAKAAQLVAQHLQQAQSQHVAQQILSRAQGQLNTLAGQVASMKSMTEATTSANNLTCVDATNIPQVIAQTETTSMSPGQPLTNGGSNASTSVQIDNSTMSVADGNSCNGSGILVFQQKLNSNINNATSTNVPVLQAQLQAGTQNCVTETVNQSQNEIPFKKHSTNPAITALVTSLMNSAQQFQQQAAANAAAAAMNSNAQTTNKSNNAAILSLLNSSPANLTQQKVQPRRISLNASIPSRVLSHGNVINVPNTTGQVRVSLSSTLTGQLSCKQQPVKATAVKLARVQDPNSTLGLSMSGLSALLAGTPSADNPIPGINSGSSLLERLTASSSQNNQSATPMSTPPSTNVNLQGVNLTSLSNSINGLQNVQVSFPGLSQPITMSLNVSATTGSVTPTGVIVSLPISSATNTCTTVSSMVATTVVTTAIAGSTPTVVITNPANTHLSLPIAQIIPSAVKGLSQQNIRSSNSVTLAQGGQAIQLVGSQRPRVNHIARQVQPNQVKSTVLSNQLVTVAKTVTASQLILSGNKQVLTPIMATKPVLMASQTTSSSQVVPANKQTLLTKSLHARASTGQCSQQTQSLGVATLSQQQLQRTLVKPVQLQQLQCLTTQHKVAVATSNSQNRTQIEPQRNSTSGPGEDPA from the exons ATGATTGATACAGCCTGTAGTTTAGAAGATGCGTGTCGGCAGGCTCag GATATGATAAATCAGGTATCCAAATGTTGGAAAAATGTTCAAGGACAAAATTCTATAAGTTCAGCTTGTGATAAATTATCTATTCAAAAAAAAGAACAGAATCATTCTAAACACAGCATTCAGTCTAAGTTGACTAGATTATATTTTGAAGAACTTACTAAAGTTCCTCATGCAACTCCTGACTCTGTGTTG aaTAATCTAGAAAATGAATGTGACCTTTTGGGAAGATTGGTGCAAAGAGAAGGTCTATATACATTAATCGTAAATCTCTATGCTGGTAATAAAGGATACTCACTAGCTGTAAGAAAtag tgATAAGGGAAATCAGTatgataaaaattcaatattagCTGAAACACAACTGATGGGTTACGAACAGGGTGAATTGCTTTCATGTATAGATAATGGTCAATTGCCTGCAATGTTGGCTGAACAACTAGAAACTAATCATTCTCATTTATTTTATGATGGTTGTATAATAGCTGAAGTTCGAGATTATCGAAAAGCATTTCCTCATACTAAAGCTGAAGTTCACCATGTGCTTCTTAAGCCTACAACACAa AGTGTACTCTCAGATGTATCAACCTTAACTAGTGATGGTGATTGGAGTCATGAAGAACGATTAATGTTAGAATCACATTTAGTCGCAGCTACCCAAGGACCTCTTTGTCTTGATCCAAATCCTATTCCTAGCATAGCTACAACACGATTAAGGCAATCTAAATCTTTGCTTACTGATCACCAACTTATGCGACAAGCCAAAAAGTTTTCACAG GTTACAGTTAATCGTAAGAGAAAATTGGAACAATTAGCGCAACCAGAGGGATTAACAATACAAGATTTAATGCAAAAATTAAGAGCAAAGAGAGGAGTAGCTACAACCACTGCCTGTCCACCGCCTTCTCTTACAAATCCTCCTCTACTTCCACCAAATACACCTATTGATGTTTTAAG ATTTGCAAAAGCATACGAACGCCCGCGAGAAACAAAAGACTGTTTGCCACATGTTATAGAAGAATATATATTAGAAACGGGAGGAAGTCAAGGTGAAATAGATCACATAAAGCTCTCAATTCTACAAAGACCTTCTAATTCTGAGTACCTGGGAGAGCTTTATATGGATAAGAATCATCGTGAAGGAGAGAAAAACGGATCTGCATGCCG ATTTACATTAGGTACAAGAGTTCTGGCAAATCATTACATTCAACAGTTTACGGAAATATTTACGGAAGAGGGTAGAAAGAACGTTAGAATAAAACATGTTGTACCAGGGCAGGTGCCTCGCGTAACATGTACACCTGGTATGCAACGAGCACATCAACAA GCGCAGCAAGCAAAAGCAGCGCAATTAGTTGCTCAGCATTTACAACAAGCTCAATCTCAACATGTCGCGCAGCag atCTTATCAAGAGCTCAAGGTCAGTTAAATACTCTAGCTGGTCAAGTAGCTTCAATGAAATCTATGACAGAAGCCACTACTTCTGCTAATAACTTGACATGCGTAGATGCAACAAATATTCCGCAAGTTATTGCTCAGACTGAGACTACGTCAATGAGTCCAGGGCAACCTTTAACTAATGGTGGATCAAATGCCTCCacatctgtacagattgataaCTCTACTATGTCGGTTGCTGATGGCAATTCCTGTAATGGATCTGGAATTTTAGTTTTTCAGCAGAAATTAAACAGTAATATTAATAATGCTACATCTACAAATGTTCCAGTTTTG CAAGCTCAATTGCAAGCTGGAACACAAAATTGTGTTACGGAAACCGTTAATCAGAGCCAAAATGAAATACCATTTAAAAAACATTCTACTAATCCCGCGATAACAGCACTTGTAACATCTCTCATGAATTCTGCTCAACAATTTCAACAGCAAGCTGCAG CAAATGCAGCAGCTGCTGCTATGAATAGTAATGCACAGACTACAAACAAGTCAAATAATGCTGCGATCCTTAGTTTGTTAAATAGCAGTCCTGCCAATTTGACGCAACAGAAAGTCCAGCCACGAAGGATCTCTTTGAATGCTTCCATCCCATCTAGAGTTCTTAGTCATGGAAATGTCATTAATGTCCCTAATACAACTGGTCAA gtaAGGGTGAGTTTAAGTTCAACTTTAACAGGACAATTAAGTTGTAAGCAGCAACCAGTCAAAGCAACAGCTGTGAAATTAGCTCGTGTGCAAGATCCTAATTCAACACTTGGATTATCAATGTCAGGACTTTCAGCTTTGTTAGCAG GAACGCCATCTGCAGATAATCCAATACCAGGAATTAATTCTGGTTCTTCTCTCCTTGAGCGGTTAACTGCTTCTTCCAGTCAGAATAATCAATCTGCAACGCCAATGAGTACTCCACCATCAACCAATGTAAACCTGCAGGGTGTAAATCTTACTAGTCTGTCGAATTCCATCAATGGTCTTCAAAATGTTCAG GTATCATTTCCTGGACTATCACAACCCATTACGATGTCGCTAAATGTGTCAGCAACGACGGGTTCCGTTACACCTACAGGAGTTATTGTTTCTCTGCCTATATCATCTGCAACTAATACTTGCACCACGGTTTCTAGT ATGGTAGCTACTACAGTTGTTACAACAGCTATTGCTGGAAGTACACCAACAGTAGTAATAACTAATCCTGCCAATACTCATTTGTCGTTACCAATTG CCCAAATAATACCTTCAGCAGTCAAAGGATTATCACAACAAAACATACGTAGTAGTAATTCTGTTACCCTTGCACag GGTGGACAGGCAATTCAACTTGTTGGATCTCAAAGGCCACGAGTTAATCATATAGCGCGTCAAGTACAACCAAATCAAGTTAAATCAACTGTTTTATCAAATCAATTAGTAACTGTGGCTAAAACAGTGACAGCCAGTCAGTTAATACTGTCTGGTAATAAACAGGTGTTAACTCCTATAATGG CAACGAAACCAGTGCTTATGGCGTCCCAGACGACATCTTCTTCCCAAGTAGTACCTGCAAATAAACAAACATTATTGACAAAATCCTTGCATGCTAGAGCTTCTACAGGGCAGTGCAGTCAGCAAACTCAAAGTCTTGGAGTGGCAACATTATCACAACAACAA TTACAGAGAACTCTTGTTAAACCTGTACAGCTCCAACAGTTACAGTGTTTAACTACACAACATAAAGTAGCGGTTGCAACTAGCAATTCGCAAAACAGGACTCAAATTGAGCCACAGAGAAATTCTACATCTGGCCCTGGGGAAGATCCAGCCTGA
- the LOC117163340 gene encoding uncharacterized protein LOC117163340 isoform X3: MIDTACSLEDACRQAQDMINQVSKCWKNVQGQNSISSACDKLSIQKKEQNHSKHSIQSKLTRLYFEELTKVPHATPDSVLNNLENECDLLGRLVQREGLYTLIVNLYAGNKGYSLAVRNSDKGNQYDKNSILAETQLMGYEQGELLSCIDNGQLPAMLAEQLETNHSHLFYDGCIIAEVRDYRKAFPHTKAEVHHVLLKPTTQSVLSDVSTLTSDGDWSHEERLMLESHLVAATQGPLCLDPNPIPSIATTRLRQSKSLLTDHQLMRQAKKFSQVTVNRKRKLEQLAQPEGLTIQDLMQKLRAKRGVATTTACPPPSLTNPPLLPPNTPIDVLRFAKAYERPRETKDCLPHVIEEYILETGGSQGEIDHIKLSILQRPSNSEYLGELYMDKNHREGEKNGSACRFTLGTRVLANHYIQQFTEIFTEEGRKNVRIKHVVPGQVPRVTCTPGMQRAHQQAQQAKAAQLVAQHLQQAQSQHVAQQILSRAQDATNIPQVIAQTETTSMSPGQPLTNGGSNASTSVQIDNSTMSVADGNSCNGSGILVFQQKLNSNINNATSTNVPVLQAQLQAGTQNCVTETVNQSQNEIPFKKHSTNPAITALVTSLMNSAQQFQQQAAANAAAAAMNSNAQTTNKSNNAAILSLLNSSPANLTQQKVQPRRISLNASIPSRVLSHGNVINVPNTTGQVRVSLSSTLTGQLSCKQQPVKATAVKLARVQDPNSTLGLSMSGLSALLAGTPSADNPIPGINSGSSLLERLTASSSQNNQSATPMSTPPSTNVNLQGVNLTSLSNSINGLQNVQVSFPGLSQPITMSLNVSATTGSVTPTGVIVSLPISSATNTCTTVSSMVATTVVTTAIAGSTPTVVITNPANTHLSLPIAQIIPSAVKGLSQQNIRSSNSVTLAQGGQAIQLVGSQRPRVNHIARQVQPNQVKSTVLSNQLVTVAKTVTASQLILSGNKQVLTPIMAATKPVLMASQTTSSSQVVPANKQTLLTKSLHARASTGQCSQQTQSLGVATLSQQQLQRTLVKPVQLQQLQCLTTQHKVAVATSNSQNRTQIEPQRNSTSGPGEDPA, translated from the exons ATGATTGATACAGCCTGTAGTTTAGAAGATGCGTGTCGGCAGGCTCag GATATGATAAATCAGGTATCCAAATGTTGGAAAAATGTTCAAGGACAAAATTCTATAAGTTCAGCTTGTGATAAATTATCTATTCAAAAAAAAGAACAGAATCATTCTAAACACAGCATTCAGTCTAAGTTGACTAGATTATATTTTGAAGAACTTACTAAAGTTCCTCATGCAACTCCTGACTCTGTGTTG aaTAATCTAGAAAATGAATGTGACCTTTTGGGAAGATTGGTGCAAAGAGAAGGTCTATATACATTAATCGTAAATCTCTATGCTGGTAATAAAGGATACTCACTAGCTGTAAGAAAtag tgATAAGGGAAATCAGTatgataaaaattcaatattagCTGAAACACAACTGATGGGTTACGAACAGGGTGAATTGCTTTCATGTATAGATAATGGTCAATTGCCTGCAATGTTGGCTGAACAACTAGAAACTAATCATTCTCATTTATTTTATGATGGTTGTATAATAGCTGAAGTTCGAGATTATCGAAAAGCATTTCCTCATACTAAAGCTGAAGTTCACCATGTGCTTCTTAAGCCTACAACACAa AGTGTACTCTCAGATGTATCAACCTTAACTAGTGATGGTGATTGGAGTCATGAAGAACGATTAATGTTAGAATCACATTTAGTCGCAGCTACCCAAGGACCTCTTTGTCTTGATCCAAATCCTATTCCTAGCATAGCTACAACACGATTAAGGCAATCTAAATCTTTGCTTACTGATCACCAACTTATGCGACAAGCCAAAAAGTTTTCACAG GTTACAGTTAATCGTAAGAGAAAATTGGAACAATTAGCGCAACCAGAGGGATTAACAATACAAGATTTAATGCAAAAATTAAGAGCAAAGAGAGGAGTAGCTACAACCACTGCCTGTCCACCGCCTTCTCTTACAAATCCTCCTCTACTTCCACCAAATACACCTATTGATGTTTTAAG ATTTGCAAAAGCATACGAACGCCCGCGAGAAACAAAAGACTGTTTGCCACATGTTATAGAAGAATATATATTAGAAACGGGAGGAAGTCAAGGTGAAATAGATCACATAAAGCTCTCAATTCTACAAAGACCTTCTAATTCTGAGTACCTGGGAGAGCTTTATATGGATAAGAATCATCGTGAAGGAGAGAAAAACGGATCTGCATGCCG ATTTACATTAGGTACAAGAGTTCTGGCAAATCATTACATTCAACAGTTTACGGAAATATTTACGGAAGAGGGTAGAAAGAACGTTAGAATAAAACATGTTGTACCAGGGCAGGTGCCTCGCGTAACATGTACACCTGGTATGCAACGAGCACATCAACAA GCGCAGCAAGCAAAAGCAGCGCAATTAGTTGCTCAGCATTTACAACAAGCTCAATCTCAACATGTCGCGCAGCag atCTTATCAAGAGCTCAAG ATGCAACAAATATTCCGCAAGTTATTGCTCAGACTGAGACTACGTCAATGAGTCCAGGGCAACCTTTAACTAATGGTGGATCAAATGCCTCCacatctgtacagattgataaCTCTACTATGTCGGTTGCTGATGGCAATTCCTGTAATGGATCTGGAATTTTAGTTTTTCAGCAGAAATTAAACAGTAATATTAATAATGCTACATCTACAAATGTTCCAGTTTTG CAAGCTCAATTGCAAGCTGGAACACAAAATTGTGTTACGGAAACCGTTAATCAGAGCCAAAATGAAATACCATTTAAAAAACATTCTACTAATCCCGCGATAACAGCACTTGTAACATCTCTCATGAATTCTGCTCAACAATTTCAACAGCAAGCTGCAG CAAATGCAGCAGCTGCTGCTATGAATAGTAATGCACAGACTACAAACAAGTCAAATAATGCTGCGATCCTTAGTTTGTTAAATAGCAGTCCTGCCAATTTGACGCAACAGAAAGTCCAGCCACGAAGGATCTCTTTGAATGCTTCCATCCCATCTAGAGTTCTTAGTCATGGAAATGTCATTAATGTCCCTAATACAACTGGTCAA gtaAGGGTGAGTTTAAGTTCAACTTTAACAGGACAATTAAGTTGTAAGCAGCAACCAGTCAAAGCAACAGCTGTGAAATTAGCTCGTGTGCAAGATCCTAATTCAACACTTGGATTATCAATGTCAGGACTTTCAGCTTTGTTAGCAG GAACGCCATCTGCAGATAATCCAATACCAGGAATTAATTCTGGTTCTTCTCTCCTTGAGCGGTTAACTGCTTCTTCCAGTCAGAATAATCAATCTGCAACGCCAATGAGTACTCCACCATCAACCAATGTAAACCTGCAGGGTGTAAATCTTACTAGTCTGTCGAATTCCATCAATGGTCTTCAAAATGTTCAG GTATCATTTCCTGGACTATCACAACCCATTACGATGTCGCTAAATGTGTCAGCAACGACGGGTTCCGTTACACCTACAGGAGTTATTGTTTCTCTGCCTATATCATCTGCAACTAATACTTGCACCACGGTTTCTAGT ATGGTAGCTACTACAGTTGTTACAACAGCTATTGCTGGAAGTACACCAACAGTAGTAATAACTAATCCTGCCAATACTCATTTGTCGTTACCAATTG CCCAAATAATACCTTCAGCAGTCAAAGGATTATCACAACAAAACATACGTAGTAGTAATTCTGTTACCCTTGCACag GGTGGACAGGCAATTCAACTTGTTGGATCTCAAAGGCCACGAGTTAATCATATAGCGCGTCAAGTACAACCAAATCAAGTTAAATCAACTGTTTTATCAAATCAATTAGTAACTGTGGCTAAAACAGTGACAGCCAGTCAGTTAATACTGTCTGGTAATAAACAGGTGTTAACTCCTATAATGG CAGCAACGAAACCAGTGCTTATGGCGTCCCAGACGACATCTTCTTCCCAAGTAGTACCTGCAAATAAACAAACATTATTGACAAAATCCTTGCATGCTAGAGCTTCTACAGGGCAGTGCAGTCAGCAAACTCAAAGTCTTGGAGTGGCAACATTATCACAACAACAA TTACAGAGAACTCTTGTTAAACCTGTACAGCTCCAACAGTTACAGTGTTTAACTACACAACATAAAGTAGCGGTTGCAACTAGCAATTCGCAAAACAGGACTCAAATTGAGCCACAGAGAAATTCTACATCTGGCCCTGGGGAAGATCCAGCCTGA
- the LOC117163340 gene encoding uncharacterized protein LOC117163340 isoform X1, whose translation MIDTACSLEDACRQAQDMINQVSKCWKNVQGQNSISSACDKLSIQKKEQNHSKHSIQSKLTRLYFEELTKVPHATPDSVLNNLENECDLLGRLVQREGLYTLIVNLYAGNKGYSLAVRNSDKGNQYDKNSILAETQLMGYEQGELLSCIDNGQLPAMLAEQLETNHSHLFYDGCIIAEVRDYRKAFPHTKAEVHHVLLKPTTQSVLSDVSTLTSDGDWSHEERLMLESHLVAATQGPLCLDPNPIPSIATTRLRQSKSLLTDHQLMRQAKKFSQVTVNRKRKLEQLAQPEGLTIQDLMQKLRAKRGVATTTACPPPSLTNPPLLPPNTPIDVLRFAKAYERPRETKDCLPHVIEEYILETGGSQGEIDHIKLSILQRPSNSEYLGELYMDKNHREGEKNGSACRFTLGTRVLANHYIQQFTEIFTEEGRKNVRIKHVVPGQVPRVTCTPGMQRAHQQAQQAKAAQLVAQHLQQAQSQHVAQQILSRAQGQLNTLAGQVASMKSMTEATTSANNLTCVDATNIPQVIAQTETTSMSPGQPLTNGGSNASTSVQIDNSTMSVADGNSCNGSGILVFQQKLNSNINNATSTNVPVLQAQLQAGTQNCVTETVNQSQNEIPFKKHSTNPAITALVTSLMNSAQQFQQQAAANAAAAAMNSNAQTTNKSNNAAILSLLNSSPANLTQQKVQPRRISLNASIPSRVLSHGNVINVPNTTGQVRVSLSSTLTGQLSCKQQPVKATAVKLARVQDPNSTLGLSMSGLSALLAGTPSADNPIPGINSGSSLLERLTASSSQNNQSATPMSTPPSTNVNLQGVNLTSLSNSINGLQNVQVSFPGLSQPITMSLNVSATTGSVTPTGVIVSLPISSATNTCTTVSSMVATTVVTTAIAGSTPTVVITNPANTHLSLPIAQIIPSAVKGLSQQNIRSSNSVTLAQGGQAIQLVGSQRPRVNHIARQVQPNQVKSTVLSNQLVTVAKTVTASQLILSGNKQVLTPIMAATKPVLMASQTTSSSQVVPANKQTLLTKSLHARASTGQCSQQTQSLGVATLSQQQLQRTLVKPVQLQQLQCLTTQHKVAVATSNSQNRTQIEPQRNSTSGPGEDPA comes from the exons ATGATTGATACAGCCTGTAGTTTAGAAGATGCGTGTCGGCAGGCTCag GATATGATAAATCAGGTATCCAAATGTTGGAAAAATGTTCAAGGACAAAATTCTATAAGTTCAGCTTGTGATAAATTATCTATTCAAAAAAAAGAACAGAATCATTCTAAACACAGCATTCAGTCTAAGTTGACTAGATTATATTTTGAAGAACTTACTAAAGTTCCTCATGCAACTCCTGACTCTGTGTTG aaTAATCTAGAAAATGAATGTGACCTTTTGGGAAGATTGGTGCAAAGAGAAGGTCTATATACATTAATCGTAAATCTCTATGCTGGTAATAAAGGATACTCACTAGCTGTAAGAAAtag tgATAAGGGAAATCAGTatgataaaaattcaatattagCTGAAACACAACTGATGGGTTACGAACAGGGTGAATTGCTTTCATGTATAGATAATGGTCAATTGCCTGCAATGTTGGCTGAACAACTAGAAACTAATCATTCTCATTTATTTTATGATGGTTGTATAATAGCTGAAGTTCGAGATTATCGAAAAGCATTTCCTCATACTAAAGCTGAAGTTCACCATGTGCTTCTTAAGCCTACAACACAa AGTGTACTCTCAGATGTATCAACCTTAACTAGTGATGGTGATTGGAGTCATGAAGAACGATTAATGTTAGAATCACATTTAGTCGCAGCTACCCAAGGACCTCTTTGTCTTGATCCAAATCCTATTCCTAGCATAGCTACAACACGATTAAGGCAATCTAAATCTTTGCTTACTGATCACCAACTTATGCGACAAGCCAAAAAGTTTTCACAG GTTACAGTTAATCGTAAGAGAAAATTGGAACAATTAGCGCAACCAGAGGGATTAACAATACAAGATTTAATGCAAAAATTAAGAGCAAAGAGAGGAGTAGCTACAACCACTGCCTGTCCACCGCCTTCTCTTACAAATCCTCCTCTACTTCCACCAAATACACCTATTGATGTTTTAAG ATTTGCAAAAGCATACGAACGCCCGCGAGAAACAAAAGACTGTTTGCCACATGTTATAGAAGAATATATATTAGAAACGGGAGGAAGTCAAGGTGAAATAGATCACATAAAGCTCTCAATTCTACAAAGACCTTCTAATTCTGAGTACCTGGGAGAGCTTTATATGGATAAGAATCATCGTGAAGGAGAGAAAAACGGATCTGCATGCCG ATTTACATTAGGTACAAGAGTTCTGGCAAATCATTACATTCAACAGTTTACGGAAATATTTACGGAAGAGGGTAGAAAGAACGTTAGAATAAAACATGTTGTACCAGGGCAGGTGCCTCGCGTAACATGTACACCTGGTATGCAACGAGCACATCAACAA GCGCAGCAAGCAAAAGCAGCGCAATTAGTTGCTCAGCATTTACAACAAGCTCAATCTCAACATGTCGCGCAGCag atCTTATCAAGAGCTCAAGGTCAGTTAAATACTCTAGCTGGTCAAGTAGCTTCAATGAAATCTATGACAGAAGCCACTACTTCTGCTAATAACTTGACATGCGTAGATGCAACAAATATTCCGCAAGTTATTGCTCAGACTGAGACTACGTCAATGAGTCCAGGGCAACCTTTAACTAATGGTGGATCAAATGCCTCCacatctgtacagattgataaCTCTACTATGTCGGTTGCTGATGGCAATTCCTGTAATGGATCTGGAATTTTAGTTTTTCAGCAGAAATTAAACAGTAATATTAATAATGCTACATCTACAAATGTTCCAGTTTTG CAAGCTCAATTGCAAGCTGGAACACAAAATTGTGTTACGGAAACCGTTAATCAGAGCCAAAATGAAATACCATTTAAAAAACATTCTACTAATCCCGCGATAACAGCACTTGTAACATCTCTCATGAATTCTGCTCAACAATTTCAACAGCAAGCTGCAG CAAATGCAGCAGCTGCTGCTATGAATAGTAATGCACAGACTACAAACAAGTCAAATAATGCTGCGATCCTTAGTTTGTTAAATAGCAGTCCTGCCAATTTGACGCAACAGAAAGTCCAGCCACGAAGGATCTCTTTGAATGCTTCCATCCCATCTAGAGTTCTTAGTCATGGAAATGTCATTAATGTCCCTAATACAACTGGTCAA gtaAGGGTGAGTTTAAGTTCAACTTTAACAGGACAATTAAGTTGTAAGCAGCAACCAGTCAAAGCAACAGCTGTGAAATTAGCTCGTGTGCAAGATCCTAATTCAACACTTGGATTATCAATGTCAGGACTTTCAGCTTTGTTAGCAG GAACGCCATCTGCAGATAATCCAATACCAGGAATTAATTCTGGTTCTTCTCTCCTTGAGCGGTTAACTGCTTCTTCCAGTCAGAATAATCAATCTGCAACGCCAATGAGTACTCCACCATCAACCAATGTAAACCTGCAGGGTGTAAATCTTACTAGTCTGTCGAATTCCATCAATGGTCTTCAAAATGTTCAG GTATCATTTCCTGGACTATCACAACCCATTACGATGTCGCTAAATGTGTCAGCAACGACGGGTTCCGTTACACCTACAGGAGTTATTGTTTCTCTGCCTATATCATCTGCAACTAATACTTGCACCACGGTTTCTAGT ATGGTAGCTACTACAGTTGTTACAACAGCTATTGCTGGAAGTACACCAACAGTAGTAATAACTAATCCTGCCAATACTCATTTGTCGTTACCAATTG CCCAAATAATACCTTCAGCAGTCAAAGGATTATCACAACAAAACATACGTAGTAGTAATTCTGTTACCCTTGCACag GGTGGACAGGCAATTCAACTTGTTGGATCTCAAAGGCCACGAGTTAATCATATAGCGCGTCAAGTACAACCAAATCAAGTTAAATCAACTGTTTTATCAAATCAATTAGTAACTGTGGCTAAAACAGTGACAGCCAGTCAGTTAATACTGTCTGGTAATAAACAGGTGTTAACTCCTATAATGG CAGCAACGAAACCAGTGCTTATGGCGTCCCAGACGACATCTTCTTCCCAAGTAGTACCTGCAAATAAACAAACATTATTGACAAAATCCTTGCATGCTAGAGCTTCTACAGGGCAGTGCAGTCAGCAAACTCAAAGTCTTGGAGTGGCAACATTATCACAACAACAA TTACAGAGAACTCTTGTTAAACCTGTACAGCTCCAACAGTTACAGTGTTTAACTACACAACATAAAGTAGCGGTTGCAACTAGCAATTCGCAAAACAGGACTCAAATTGAGCCACAGAGAAATTCTACATCTGGCCCTGGGGAAGATCCAGCCTGA